In Arthrobacter burdickii, one DNA window encodes the following:
- a CDS encoding MFS transporter has protein sequence MTGQDPALPRAAAVPGDAGLPEDLPVPSLQDADEAGRRPDDDGAIDTSLRSPAERSRAFLGILVNTGLANITTSYLWFALTFWAYLQTRNVIATGVIGGAYMLLIALSSISFGTFVDRYRKLAVMRFAAGFTLAMFALSGVLFLLTPAARLLDLGQPWFWVFTLIILIGAVVENLRNIALSTTVTILIEPDRRANANGLVGMAQGLMFVITSVLSGLSVGLVGMGWTIVVALVLTALAFAHLLTLRMPEEVRAAATDAHGGFDLRGSVAAILVIPGLFALIVFSTFNNFVGGVYMALMDPYGLELFSVELWGTYFALGATGFIVGGTLIGKFGLGSNPLRTMLIAVILMGVVGALFTVREWAWLYVVGIWLYLVLVPFIEAAEQTVIQQVVPLHRQGRVFGFAMAFESAAAPVTAFLIAPIAQFWIIPYARSTAGGAQLAPVLGEGTSRGIALVFLAAGVVIIAAALVAFGTPVYRRISASYARTAAAVPAP, from the coding sequence ATGACCGGGCAGGACCCGGCCCTGCCCAGGGCCGCTGCGGTTCCAGGCGACGCGGGCCTCCCCGAGGATCTGCCCGTCCCCTCCCTGCAGGACGCGGACGAGGCCGGCCGGCGCCCAGACGATGACGGCGCCATCGACACGTCCCTGCGGAGTCCGGCGGAGCGGTCCCGCGCCTTCCTGGGCATCCTGGTGAACACCGGCCTCGCGAACATCACGACCAGTTACCTCTGGTTCGCCCTGACGTTCTGGGCATACCTGCAGACGCGCAACGTGATCGCCACCGGGGTGATCGGTGGGGCCTACATGCTGCTGATCGCCCTTTCCAGCATCAGCTTCGGCACCTTCGTGGACCGCTACCGCAAGCTGGCGGTGATGCGCTTCGCTGCCGGCTTCACGCTGGCGATGTTCGCGCTGTCCGGGGTCCTGTTCCTGCTCACGCCCGCCGCCAGGCTGCTGGACCTGGGGCAGCCATGGTTCTGGGTCTTCACCCTGATCATCCTGATCGGCGCCGTCGTGGAGAACCTGCGGAACATCGCCCTCTCCACCACGGTCACCATCCTCATCGAGCCGGATCGGCGGGCCAACGCCAACGGGCTGGTGGGCATGGCGCAGGGACTGATGTTCGTCATCACCTCGGTGCTCTCCGGGCTGTCGGTCGGGCTGGTCGGCATGGGCTGGACCATCGTCGTCGCCCTCGTGCTGACGGCACTGGCCTTCGCGCACCTGCTCACGCTGCGCATGCCCGAAGAGGTGCGCGCGGCTGCGACGGACGCGCACGGAGGCTTTGACCTCCGCGGCTCCGTGGCGGCGATCCTGGTCATTCCGGGACTGTTCGCGCTGATCGTGTTCTCCACGTTCAACAACTTCGTGGGCGGCGTCTACATGGCGTTGATGGATCCCTACGGCCTGGAACTGTTCTCCGTCGAGTTGTGGGGAACCTACTTCGCGCTCGGCGCCACCGGGTTCATCGTGGGCGGTACCCTGATCGGCAAATTCGGCCTCGGGTCCAACCCGCTGCGCACCATGCTCATCGCCGTCATTTTGATGGGTGTTGTCGGTGCGCTGTTCACGGTCCGGGAATGGGCATGGCTGTACGTCGTCGGCATCTGGCTCTATCTGGTCCTGGTGCCGTTCATCGAGGCCGCCGAACAGACGGTCATCCAGCAGGTCGTGCCCCTGCACCGGCAGGGGCGCGTGTTCGGATTCGCCATGGCGTTCGAGTCCGCGGCAGCGCCGGTCACCGCGTTCCTGATCGCGCCGATCGCCCAATTCTGGATCATCCCGTACGCCCGGTCGACCGCAGGAGGCGCCCAGCTGGCCCCGGTGCTCGGCGAGGGAACCTCCCGGGGCATCGCCCTGGTCTTCCTGGCCGCAGGGGTCGTGATCATCGCTGCGGCACTGGTGGCCTTCGGAACGCCGGTCTACCGCCGGATCTCGGCGTCGTATGCGCGGACGGCCGCAGCGGTTCCCGCTCCGTGA
- a CDS encoding LuxR C-terminal-related transcriptional regulator produces the protein MVMEVLATKLFVPSPRPQAISRPRLVGRLTAALQAGRRLTLVSAPAGFGKTALFAEWIAQLRRQEPGMRVAWLSLEDSDNDPVRFLTYLAAALHHADPDVGPEEHDVRSSAEAALTALINDMSRGARPMILFLDDFQVIENPSVRDAVVFLLDHLPPTTHVALASRSDPLLPVARLRAGGDLTELRAADLRFTPDEAAAFLNGVTGLALTREDVAALETRTEGWIAGLQLAALSLRDSPDVPAFIDAFTGSNRFVIDYLTEEVLRHAPLHVREFLLQTAILDRLSGPLCDAVTGQTDSTQMLESLERANLFIVPLDDSRQWYRYHHLFADVLRSRLLARGPGESAELHTLASEWYETNGSPDEAVRHAFEAADFPRAARVVETTIPGVRRSRQDATLLGWLARLPEDAQKRRPVLRVFSAWSSLVAGDLASADRRLTEAERLLAGDGDGTAPRHDSEPGEELLALPVTIALYRASLALAKGDQPGMTLHARRALDAAGPEDHLGRGAAAGMVGIALWADGDLEAAVIAFGNSAKSLQAAGNLTDALSTTMVIADMLLPLGRLREAQTLYEAALQQSIEQCNGGQPTADLHAGISEMYRERNDLATARSHLAASTDLGDTALSHEHRYRWFVAMAGVQEADGEPDLALESLARAEEVYRRGFFPDVRPIGALRARILITQGRLPEARAWVDEQGLAFTDTPDYLREFGHVTLARLLIAEHAVTPLGRSLDNAQELLGRLAASAERGGRMGSLSEIRVLQALAFHAQGETARALAPLERALAQAEPEGGFRLFIHEGAPMLALLRAAAGAGIRPEYVRRLSQALRDTAPALASEYPAEALSERELHVLRLLATGLSGPEIARELYVSLNTMRTHTKHIYVKLEVSSRASAVRRAEALGLI, from the coding sequence ATGGTGATGGAGGTCCTGGCGACGAAGCTCTTCGTGCCGTCCCCGCGCCCGCAGGCGATCTCCCGGCCCCGTCTCGTCGGCCGGCTGACCGCCGCACTCCAGGCAGGACGACGACTCACCCTCGTCTCTGCGCCCGCCGGGTTCGGCAAGACGGCCCTCTTCGCCGAGTGGATCGCCCAGCTGCGTCGGCAGGAGCCGGGAATGCGCGTCGCGTGGTTGTCACTCGAGGACAGTGACAACGACCCCGTCCGTTTCCTCACCTACCTGGCGGCCGCACTCCACCACGCCGACCCCGACGTCGGCCCGGAGGAGCACGACGTGCGGTCGTCGGCCGAAGCGGCCCTCACCGCGCTCATCAACGACATGTCCCGCGGCGCCCGGCCGATGATCCTCTTCCTGGATGACTTCCAGGTCATCGAGAACCCGTCCGTCCGCGACGCCGTCGTCTTCCTGCTCGACCATCTGCCGCCCACGACGCATGTCGCTCTTGCGAGCCGTTCCGATCCGCTCCTGCCCGTGGCGCGGCTGCGGGCCGGCGGCGACCTGACCGAGTTGCGCGCCGCCGACCTGCGCTTCACGCCCGATGAGGCGGCCGCGTTCCTCAACGGGGTGACAGGACTCGCCCTCACGCGCGAGGACGTCGCAGCGCTCGAGACGCGCACAGAGGGGTGGATCGCAGGGCTTCAACTCGCGGCACTGTCCCTGCGCGACAGCCCCGACGTCCCCGCCTTCATCGACGCCTTCACAGGCAGCAATCGCTTCGTGATCGATTACCTCACCGAAGAGGTTCTCCGGCATGCACCACTCCACGTGCGCGAGTTCCTCCTCCAGACCGCCATCCTCGACCGGCTCAGCGGTCCGCTGTGCGACGCGGTGACCGGGCAGACCGACAGCACCCAGATGCTGGAGTCGCTCGAGCGCGCCAACCTGTTCATCGTTCCGTTGGACGACAGCCGGCAGTGGTACCGATACCACCACCTGTTCGCGGACGTGCTGCGCTCGAGGCTGCTCGCGCGCGGCCCGGGAGAGAGCGCGGAGCTCCACACCCTGGCCAGTGAGTGGTACGAGACCAACGGGTCGCCCGACGAGGCGGTCCGGCATGCGTTCGAAGCTGCCGACTTCCCGCGGGCCGCGCGGGTCGTCGAGACAACCATCCCCGGTGTCCGCAGGAGCCGGCAGGATGCGACCCTCCTCGGATGGCTGGCAAGGCTTCCGGAGGACGCCCAGAAGCGCAGGCCCGTGCTCCGCGTGTTCTCCGCATGGTCCTCACTCGTCGCCGGCGACCTCGCCTCCGCCGATCGCCGACTGACCGAGGCGGAACGTCTCCTCGCGGGCGACGGCGACGGCACAGCACCCCGGCACGATTCGGAGCCCGGCGAGGAACTCCTGGCCCTGCCCGTCACCATTGCGCTCTACCGCGCCTCCCTCGCCCTGGCGAAGGGAGACCAGCCCGGGATGACCCTTCACGCCCGCCGCGCACTGGACGCGGCGGGACCAGAGGACCACCTGGGACGGGGCGCCGCGGCCGGTATGGTGGGCATCGCCCTGTGGGCCGACGGCGACCTCGAGGCCGCCGTCATCGCCTTCGGGAACTCCGCAAAAAGTCTTCAGGCTGCCGGCAACCTGACCGACGCCCTGAGCACCACCATGGTCATCGCCGACATGCTGCTGCCGCTCGGCCGGCTGCGCGAGGCGCAGACGCTCTATGAGGCCGCGCTGCAGCAGTCCATCGAGCAGTGCAACGGCGGTCAGCCGACAGCAGACCTCCACGCGGGCATCAGCGAGATGTATCGCGAGCGCAATGACCTCGCGACCGCGAGGAGTCATCTGGCGGCGAGCACGGATCTGGGCGACACCGCCCTCTCGCACGAGCATCGCTACCGGTGGTTCGTGGCGATGGCGGGAGTGCAGGAGGCCGACGGTGAACCGGATCTCGCTCTCGAGTCGCTGGCGCGCGCGGAAGAGGTCTACCGCCGTGGGTTCTTCCCCGACGTCCGCCCCATCGGCGCGCTTCGGGCCCGCATCCTCATCACGCAGGGACGCCTGCCCGAGGCGCGGGCCTGGGTGGACGAGCAAGGGCTGGCGTTCACGGACACGCCGGACTATCTCCGGGAGTTCGGACACGTCACCCTCGCCCGGCTCCTGATCGCGGAGCACGCCGTCACTCCCCTCGGCCGTTCGCTCGACAATGCGCAGGAACTGCTCGGCCGATTGGCGGCTTCGGCGGAACGCGGCGGGCGTATGGGAAGCCTGAGCGAGATCCGCGTGCTGCAGGCTCTGGCATTCCACGCGCAGGGCGAAACAGCACGTGCACTCGCCCCCCTCGAACGCGCCCTCGCGCAGGCCGAACCTGAGGGCGGCTTCCGGCTCTTCATCCACGAGGGCGCGCCCATGCTGGCCCTCCTGCGCGCCGCGGCCGGCGCCGGGATCCGCCCCGAGTACGTCCGTCGGCTCAGCCAGGCACTCCGCGATACGGCTCCCGCCCTGGCCTCCGAGTACCCCGCCGAGGCGTTGAGCGAGCGCGAACTCCACGTGCTGAGGCTCCTCGCCACAGGACTGTCGGGCCCGGAGATCGCCCGGGAACTCTACGTCTCGCTCAACACGATGCGGACCCACACGAAACACATCTACGTAAAACTCGAGGTCAGCAGCCGGGCCTCTGCTGTCCGCCGCGCCGAAGCGCTGGGGTTGATCTAG
- a CDS encoding EamA family transporter, whose translation MSSPRAGAAVPPWALAVAAILSVQLGSALSVDLIREVGAGGTAWLRLSMGAVIFLIIARPPLSRVRRSDVPVLLGLGITTGLVTVGFLAAIEHIPLGTAVAIEFLGPLTVAALQSRSLRALIWPGLALCGVLLLTEPWHGAINLTGILFAGLAAVGWGVYITLTQRIGDRFTGISALSLTIPVAAVTAAAIGIPQAVGHLSPGILAAAAGLAILLPVLPFALEMLALRRMTATAFGTLMALEPAVGLVLGMIVLHQQPSSLQFLGILLVVLAGAAAQRGGRRRSPAEQLPGGSTLDPIP comes from the coding sequence ATGAGCAGTCCTAGGGCGGGTGCCGCGGTGCCGCCATGGGCGCTCGCGGTGGCAGCGATCCTTTCCGTGCAGCTGGGGTCGGCCCTCTCCGTGGACCTCATCCGGGAGGTAGGTGCCGGAGGTACCGCATGGCTCAGGCTGAGCATGGGCGCGGTGATCTTCCTGATCATCGCCCGACCACCCCTGTCGCGGGTGCGGCGGAGCGATGTTCCGGTGCTGCTGGGATTGGGGATCACCACCGGGCTCGTGACAGTCGGGTTCCTCGCCGCGATCGAACACATCCCGCTCGGCACGGCGGTCGCCATCGAATTCCTCGGCCCGCTGACCGTCGCCGCCCTGCAGAGCCGTTCCCTGCGTGCGTTGATCTGGCCCGGTCTCGCCCTGTGCGGTGTTCTCCTCCTCACCGAGCCCTGGCACGGCGCGATCAACCTGACCGGCATCCTGTTCGCAGGACTGGCCGCCGTCGGGTGGGGTGTCTACATCACGCTCACCCAGCGCATCGGCGACCGGTTCACCGGGATCTCCGCGCTGTCCCTGACGATCCCGGTCGCGGCCGTCACCGCCGCGGCCATCGGTATCCCGCAAGCGGTGGGGCACCTCAGCCCCGGTATTCTCGCCGCGGCAGCCGGCCTGGCCATCCTCCTGCCCGTGCTGCCCTTCGCCCTCGAGATGCTGGCGCTGCGCCGGATGACAGCGACCGCTTTCGGGACCCTCATGGCCCTGGAACCTGCCGTGGGCCTGGTGCTCGGGATGATCGTGCTCCACCAGCAACCCTCTTCCCTCCAGTTCCTCGGGATCCTCCTCGTCGTCCTGGCCGGCGCCGCAGCACAACGTGGAGGCCGACGGCGAAGTCCCGCCGAGCAATTGCCCGGCGGGTCGACGCTGGACCCCATCCCATAA
- a CDS encoding MFS transporter yields MNSASTGNPDTRAPALMKRRRGALGRYVFAATLVRSADGGAVVAIVLLAHASGLPNWLAGLLGASITAPHLLGPFIARRLDTARDGRRVIAFSAVLHGLLLAGAALLIPVTWALWPAVLLFVSGVFGPMLTGGISSRLPSIAGPGKRDQRRAQSWDVASYGISGTLGPAAVAWIAATSDALTASLVLAGAAVLGAGAVLVLPRQAPPDHAVAVPSPRQTLRSMSRHGPLRRTLGLTVTVAFSVAALPIYAVAIAPGLGGAATAGLLVAAYGVGNLLGSAGLMVRPLRGDADRLMSSLAVLVAAALILVILAPFLEASLVAFCLAGVANALFFAATLAARSEYAPIESRGQIFIWVGALKIAAGSAGTAVAGATTSPAAWVPLVLAVTLTALATTVSIIDRRRLPFRRGQG; encoded by the coding sequence ATGAACTCGGCCTCGACCGGTAACCCCGACACCCGGGCTCCGGCGCTGATGAAGCGTCGTCGCGGGGCGTTGGGCCGCTACGTCTTCGCTGCGACACTGGTCCGGAGTGCCGACGGCGGTGCGGTGGTGGCCATCGTCCTCCTCGCCCATGCCTCGGGGCTACCCAACTGGCTGGCGGGGTTGCTGGGAGCGTCCATCACCGCCCCCCACCTCCTGGGGCCCTTCATCGCCCGCCGGCTGGATACCGCCCGCGACGGACGCCGGGTCATCGCGTTCTCCGCTGTCCTCCATGGCCTGCTCCTTGCCGGCGCGGCACTGCTCATCCCCGTCACATGGGCGCTCTGGCCGGCCGTCCTGCTGTTCGTCTCCGGGGTCTTCGGGCCGATGCTCACCGGCGGGATCAGTAGCCGCCTGCCCTCCATCGCCGGACCGGGGAAGCGCGACCAGCGCAGGGCGCAGAGCTGGGATGTGGCGAGTTACGGGATCAGCGGAACCCTCGGTCCTGCGGCGGTGGCCTGGATCGCGGCCACCTCCGACGCGCTGACAGCATCCTTGGTCCTCGCGGGAGCGGCGGTCCTCGGTGCCGGAGCGGTCCTCGTGCTTCCCCGCCAGGCACCACCCGATCACGCGGTAGCGGTGCCGTCGCCGCGCCAGACACTCCGGAGCATGTCGCGACACGGACCGCTGCGGCGCACGCTGGGCCTCACCGTCACGGTCGCTTTTTCGGTCGCCGCGTTACCGATCTACGCGGTCGCCATCGCTCCCGGCCTCGGCGGCGCTGCAACGGCCGGACTATTGGTCGCCGCGTACGGGGTAGGCAATCTCCTCGGGTCAGCAGGACTCATGGTCCGGCCGCTTCGCGGCGACGCAGACCGGCTCATGAGCTCCCTGGCCGTCCTCGTGGCGGCAGCATTGATCCTGGTGATTCTCGCCCCCTTCCTCGAGGCTTCCCTGGTCGCATTCTGCCTCGCCGGGGTGGCCAACGCGCTGTTCTTCGCGGCGACATTGGCCGCCCGCAGCGAGTATGCACCCATCGAGTCCCGCGGGCAGATCTTCATCTGGGTGGGTGCCCTCAAGATCGCCGCGGGATCAGCTGGAACCGCCGTCGCCGGTGCAACGACATCCCCCGCCGCCTGGGTGCCACTCGTCCTCGCGGTAACACTCACCGCACTGGCCACGACCGTCAGCATCATCGACAGACGCCGGCTGCCGTTCCGTCGTGGGCAGGGGTAG
- a CDS encoding helix-turn-helix domain-containing protein has product MDASTSALATAIGDRVKEQRQSRRWTLDQLAEAAGVSRRMVVNVEQGAVNPSVGTLLRIGDALGVGLPALVESPRPRPVAVTRKGEGAVLWRSESDGRGVLVAGTELPDVVELWDWTLGPGDRHGSEAHSEGTKELLQVRQGSVTVEVGDESFVLEEGDAVSFPGDVAHAYANGGTEPAWFSLAVFEPGAGSGHGVEVAGA; this is encoded by the coding sequence ATGGATGCAAGCACATCGGCCCTGGCCACGGCGATCGGCGATCGGGTGAAGGAGCAGCGACAGTCGAGGCGCTGGACCCTCGATCAGTTGGCGGAAGCGGCGGGGGTGAGCCGGCGGATGGTCGTCAACGTTGAGCAGGGAGCGGTGAACCCGAGCGTGGGTACGCTGCTGAGAATCGGGGACGCGCTGGGCGTCGGGCTGCCGGCATTGGTCGAGTCACCGCGCCCCAGGCCCGTGGCGGTCACCCGGAAGGGCGAGGGCGCGGTTCTGTGGAGGTCGGAATCCGATGGCCGGGGTGTCCTGGTGGCCGGCACGGAACTGCCGGATGTGGTGGAGCTCTGGGATTGGACGCTGGGTCCAGGGGACCGACACGGAAGCGAGGCCCACTCGGAGGGCACGAAGGAACTGCTGCAGGTCCGGCAGGGGTCGGTCACAGTAGAGGTGGGGGACGAGTCGTTCGTCCTCGAGGAGGGTGACGCCGTGTCCTTCCCCGGCGACGTCGCCCATGCCTACGCCAACGGAGGCACGGAACCGGCATGGTTCTCCCTGGCGGTCTTCGAGCCCGGTGCAGGGTCAGGACATGGAGTGGAGGTAGCCGGTGCGTGA
- a CDS encoding B3/B4 domain-containing protein — translation MRETEMLQEFLDGAWVDDAVFSLRPDYRAVLLAVDGLLPGPSDESGDLLLQAAETAARKALEELPVENLPQVAAWREAYKSFGAKPQRTRNSLESLLRRAGSGLPRVNRLTDIYNAVSVLHQVPLGGEDLAGYTGPPRLIRATGVEAFDTIAGGDEVIEHPDPGEVIWCDEAGVTCRRWNWRQGRRTQLTDGTTTALFILDALAPLTDDALTAAADDLTGHLMDCGPDVTVVGRFITDDGERHHEQS, via the coding sequence GTGCGTGAGACGGAGATGCTCCAGGAATTCCTGGACGGTGCTTGGGTGGACGATGCGGTGTTCTCGCTCCGGCCCGACTACCGCGCCGTCCTGCTGGCGGTGGACGGGCTGCTGCCCGGTCCCAGCGACGAGTCCGGCGACCTGCTGCTGCAGGCAGCGGAAACTGCGGCGCGGAAAGCGCTGGAGGAACTGCCGGTGGAAAACCTCCCACAGGTGGCTGCCTGGCGCGAGGCCTACAAGTCGTTCGGGGCGAAGCCGCAGCGGACGCGCAACAGCCTGGAGTCGCTGCTGCGCCGCGCGGGGTCCGGGTTGCCCCGGGTGAACCGACTGACCGACATCTACAACGCGGTGTCGGTACTGCACCAGGTGCCACTGGGCGGCGAGGACCTGGCCGGCTACACCGGTCCGCCCCGACTCATCCGTGCCACAGGCGTCGAGGCCTTCGACACCATCGCCGGCGGCGATGAAGTGATCGAACACCCGGACCCCGGGGAGGTCATCTGGTGTGATGAGGCGGGCGTGACGTGTCGTCGCTGGAACTGGCGTCAGGGCCGCCGCACCCAGCTCACCGACGGTACAACCACGGCTCTGTTCATCCTCGACGCCCTGGCGCCCCTGACCGATGATGCCCTCACTGCCGCTGCCGACGACCTGACCGGCCACCTGATGGATTGTGGACCGGACGTCACCGTCGTCGGCCGCTTCATCACCGACGACGGGGAGCGCCATCATGAGCAGTCCTAG
- a CDS encoding dihydrodipicolinate synthase family protein: MFTGLSAFPLTPLVDDEVDERAFVRLIERLATAGVDSITALGSTGSYAYLTPEERSRVARLAVDHAAGTPVVIGIGALRTSQVLANAANVEKAGAAGLLLAPMTYQPLTEDDVFALFRTVTAHSSLPVIVYDNPGTTHFIFSPELYGRIAELPGIASIKIPGVPAEPEAARTRVGEIRAVIPDHVTIGVSGDARAAAGLAAGCDAWYSVIGGTLPVLALGITRAAREGRFSDAIAESERLAPLWNLFSEFGGSIRVVAAIAEHLALATTSSLPLPLQGLTEAQRHRVVEVIDELGLDR, from the coding sequence ATGTTCACCGGCCTCAGCGCCTTCCCCCTCACCCCACTCGTCGACGACGAGGTCGACGAGAGAGCTTTCGTGCGCCTGATCGAACGTCTCGCGACAGCGGGCGTCGACTCCATCACGGCTCTCGGATCCACGGGCTCCTACGCGTACCTCACCCCTGAGGAAAGGAGCCGCGTCGCCCGGCTGGCCGTCGACCACGCTGCCGGCACTCCTGTCGTCATCGGCATCGGAGCCTTGCGGACCTCGCAGGTCCTCGCCAACGCGGCCAACGTTGAGAAGGCCGGGGCAGCGGGCCTCCTCCTGGCACCGATGACGTATCAGCCCCTCACGGAGGACGACGTCTTCGCACTGTTCCGGACCGTCACGGCGCACTCGTCACTGCCCGTCATCGTGTACGACAACCCGGGCACCACCCACTTCATCTTTTCTCCCGAGCTGTATGGGCGCATCGCCGAACTGCCCGGGATAGCCTCCATCAAGATCCCCGGCGTGCCCGCCGAACCGGAGGCGGCCCGAACCAGGGTCGGGGAGATCCGGGCTGTCATCCCCGACCACGTGACCATCGGTGTCTCGGGCGACGCCCGCGCGGCCGCCGGACTGGCCGCCGGCTGCGACGCCTGGTACTCGGTCATCGGAGGAACCCTGCCGGTCCTCGCCCTGGGGATCACCCGGGCGGCCAGGGAAGGGCGGTTCTCCGACGCCATCGCCGAGTCGGAACGGCTCGCCCCGTTGTGGAACTTGTTCTCCGAGTTCGGTGGGAGCATCCGCGTCGTGGCCGCTATCGCCGAACACCTGGCGCTGGCGACCACATCCAGCCTGCCCCTGCCCCTGCAGGGCCTGACCGAGGCCCAACGTCATCGTGTCGTCGAAGTGATCGATGAACTCGGCCTCGACCGGTAA